From Amphiura filiformis chromosome 20, Afil_fr2py, whole genome shotgun sequence, a single genomic window includes:
- the LOC140142956 gene encoding LOW QUALITY PROTEIN: putative nuclease HARBI1 (The sequence of the model RefSeq protein was modified relative to this genomic sequence to represent the inferred CDS: substituted 1 base at 1 genomic stop codon), with product MYENYYNRFTRLGCMNIINMLEAYLEHPTHRSHALPASVQVFVALRFYASCLFKATASRVVRRVTLVLCHLKNQHIRFPTTPAAVQQTQRDFFAVAGFPRVIGAVDGTLVGRPRXVYVSRKGGHAINVQLICNAHYMITNAVARWPGSTHDSRILRNSLIGRHFENGRLEGVLLGDSGYTVNHVLIAVFNIYLFSLRSQSVTRNLIEQVNGQLKNKFRCLIGHGLQIEPARACDIIIACCVLFNISKDLREPHLDAHNDKPVQRDPDEAAPEPDNILGVAARADIITNFFT from the exons ATGTATGAGAACTATTATAATAGGTTTACCAGATTAGGATGCATGAACATTATCAACATGCTGGAAGCTTATTTAGAGCACCCTACACATAGGAGCCATGCCCTACCAGCAAGTGTACAAGTATTTGTCGCCTTGCGTTTTTACGCCAGTTGCCTttt CAAAGCAACTGCATCGCGAGTAGTTCGTCGTGTCACACTGGTGTTGTGCCATTTGAAGAATCAACATATAAGGTTCCCTACCACTCCAGCGGCTGTCCAGCAGACACAACGTGACTTCTTTGCTGTGGCTGGGTTTCCACGTGTGATCGGGGCTGTTGATGGCACTTTGGTGGGAAGGCCCAGATGAGTATATGTCAGTCGGAAGGGAGGCCATGCCATCAATGTGCAGCTTATATGTAACGCACATTACATGATTACGAATGCCGTGGCCAGGTGGCCGGGCAGTACCCATGACAGCAGGATTCTGCGGAACAGCCTGATAGGAAGACATTTCGAGAATGGTCGTCTTGAAGGGGTTCTGCTTGGGGACTCGGGGTACACTGT TAATCATGTTCTAATTGCTGTTTTCAATATTTACTTATTTTCCCTCCGATCACAGTCAGTCACCAGGAACCTGATAGAGCAAGTCAATGGACAACTGAAGAACAAGTTCAGATGTTTGATTGGTCATGGTTTGCAGATAGAGCCCGCTAGAGCCTGTGATATAATCATAGCATGTTGTGTTTTGTTCAACATTAGCAAGGATTTGAGAGAGCCCCACCTTGATGCACACAATGATAAGCCTGTCCAGCGTGACCCAGATGAAGCAGCACCTGAACCTGACAACATCCTTGGTGTAGCTGCTAGAGCTGACATAATCACCAACTTCTTCACCTAG